The DNA sequence GTCGTATAAGGCAATGACACAAGAGGCTCACCATTGTAGGTGATAGTCAAGTTTTCATTATCGATAGAAACAAAAGAATCCGTAGGCGTATCATCAGTACTGATCTTATCGGGTACGCTGAACTGTAGCATAGGATTCGAATTTCCCGCAGGAACATCATAAGCCGCCTTCAGGAAAAAGTCCCACCGATTAGCAAAAATGTAGGTAAAGTCTATGCGAGGCGCAAAGGTAAGACTACTTCCTTGCAAGTGGATATTCAGCTCTTCTTCGTAATACTTCTTTTCATTAATCTGGATATAAGAAGCATTGTTCTGGATTTTTCCGATCCGGAAACCACTCCCACCCAAAATTCCTTGAATAGCTGGCCGGATAACAAAGTCCTTGCCTTTCAGCTTAGTTAGAAAATTCCAACCCCAAGAGTAGGCAAACTTAGCTGTATAATTCTTCCCAAAAGTTACATCGAGCAAATAATCATGGGAAGTACCTCGATATCTCCCAGCTTTGTAACCTATATTCATAGCGAACTGAGCATACCCATCCTTAACCTCAAAGGTAGAATTGAAGGTATCCATCGAAGGGCTGTCATCCATAAAAGTTGTTTCAATCGTTCCCGGATCAGTATTCAAATACCGTGGGCCGAAGCCCAGGAAAATGCTGCGATACCGCTGGAGATACAGGCTTTCCTTTGGTGCAGGAAGGAATACATCGGCTTCCGCATCCGAAAACATCGGCGTGGACCATTGACCAAAAACCGATAATACAGAGAGCGTAAAAATCAAAGTGAGTAGCGCTTTCATAAAATGAATTCAAGGTTAATAATAATGAGCTTTAATTGCACAAACATAAGAAAGGAGAGCATCCTAAGCACAATGTCAGCGAAGGTGATTTTTGATGCTTAATCATAATCTCTATCTTTGCCACACAACCACTTCCATTCAGCATGCGTTGGCGAAAATACTTCCCTCTGGCGGAACAACTCAAAGATTACAGCAAAAATCGCTTTCGCTTCGATCTTATTGCCGGACTTACCGTATGCATTATGCTGGTGCCACAGGGTATGGCTTATGCGTTATTGGCTGGTATGCCGCCGATTTATGGCCTCTACGCTGGCGTGGTTCCTTTGCTTATTTATGGCTTGATGAGTTCTACCCGGCAGGTGTCTATTGGCCCGGTTGCGGTATCGGCTTTACTGGTGTTGGCGGGCGTCAGCCAAATAGCAGAACCTGGTAGTGCTGAATATATCGAACTGGTTATTCTCGCAGGATTGCTGATTGGTATTGCCCAGTTTACGATGGGGCTATTCCGGCTCGGCTTTTTGGTCAACCTCCTTTCCAATCCGGTGATCATGGGTTTCACTTCGGCCGCAGCCATCATCATTGGTGTGAGCCAGCTAAAGTACCTTTTTGGCATCAAAGTCCCCCGCTTTGAGCAACTTTACGAAACCGTTTATTACGTTTTTTCCCACCTCCCGGAGACGCATTGGCTCAGTTTTGCCATCTGTAGCGGTGCCATTGTAGTCATGTTGGTGCTCAAAAAGTGGGCGCCTATGATCCCTGGTGCTTTGTTAGTCACCATTATTGGTATTCTGCTCTCTACTTTTTTACATCTTGAAGATCAGGGGCTCGTCATTGTCGGCAATATTCCGGCGGGTTTTCCTGCCTTCCAACTACCTGAAGTTGCCTGGAGTAAGGTACAATTGCTCGGTCCTACCATCCTCACGGTCACGATCATGAGTGTGGTCGAGACCATCAGCATCGGTAAGGCAATTGAAATGAAAAACAGGCAATCGGGCCTCCGCCCCAACCAGGAGCTTTTTGCCTTGGGAGCTTCCAAAATATTGGGGGGACTGTTTCAGGCCCTCCCCTCCTCGGCCAGCTTCACCCGGTCAGCGGTCAACAACGATAGTGGAGCTACCAGCGGGTTGGCCTCCGTTATCGCCGCTGTGGCCACCAGCCTGGTGTTGGTCTTCTTCACACCACTATTCTATTACCTCCCCGAGGCCATCCTAGCGGCTATCGTCTTGGTTGCCATCAGAGGCTTGTTCGAAATCCAGGGGATTGCCCGCTTGTGGAACATTGATCGTCGCGATTTTTACATGGCTGTCATTACCTTCCTGGCCACCATTGGCTTGGGCATTGCTGAGGGGGTATTCACCGGAGTGGCTTTATCATTGCTATCGGTGCTTTTCCAATCGTCGCGCCCCCACATTGCGGTGCTGGGCCAGTTGCCCAATAGCGATTATTTCCGCAACGTCAAGCGCTACCCCGAGGCCATCCAGCACGAGGGCATGCTCATCATTCGCTTCGATGCCTCCTTGTTTTTCCTCAATGCCGCCTACTTTAAAGATCAAATTCAGAAAAGAGTAAACAACTATGCTGGCAAACTCGAAGTCTTGATCCTCGACACCTCCAGCATTATCAATGTCGATTCCAGTGGCCTCAGTGCCTTACGCGAACTTCACCAATGGTGTACCGATCACAACATTGAACTCTACCTGGCGGGAACCATGGGCCCCGTTCGTGATAGTCTGGCCCGCGCCGATTTACGATCATTAATTGGGCCCGATCATTTCTTTTTGCACCCCATTGATGCCGTGGAATTCGTACAAAAAGATTAAGCGCTCTTCTATATGGAAACACCCGCCTCAGAAGTGGTAATCGACGAAACGCTGGTTCGTACCCTGCTGGAAAAACAGCATCCGGACCTTGCTCACCTGGAGCTCCGCTACCTTACCGAAGGTTGGGACAATAAGGTCTACCACCTGGGAGAGGATTACCTCGTGCGGCTGCCTCGGCGCCAACAGGCCCTTGCCTATCTGCTGCGTGAACAGGAGTGGTTGCCGATCCTTGCGCCCACCTTGCCTATTCCCACGCCTGCTCCACTGCGGTTGGGAAAGGAACAAGACGGATACCCCTGGCCCTGGAGCATTACTCCCTGGTTTCCTGGCCAGGCGGCAGCCGAGGCACTACCGTACGGGACCGAAGCCCCCCGCCTTGCTCAATTTCTCAAGGCACTCCATAGGCCCGCGCCAGACAACGCACCGTTCAACCCTCATCGCGGCTACCCTCTCCACCACAAAGCCGATCTTACCGAGGCACGTCTTCAACGGTTTCTCGCTGCCGGGCTCCTTTCCGAAAACATCCTAAGCGTTTGGTCGGCAGCCCTTTCTGCACCAGCCCACCAGGGGCCAAAGTGCCTCCTTCATGGCGACCTCCACCCCAAGAATATTATTGTCCACCAAGGCAAATTCTCGGCCATTATCGATTGGGGCGACATGACCGCTGGCGATCCGGCTACCGACCTGGCCAGTTTCTGGATGCTGTTTGGCGATCCAAAAGCACGTCGGGAAGGGCTTGCCGTTTACGCTCCCAATCCGGCACTCTTGGCGCGCGCCAGGGGTTGGGCCGTCTTTTTTGGTGCCATCTTGTTGGATATCGGCTTGGGTGGCGACCCAGTTTTTGAGCAGGTCGGGCGGTTTACTTTACAAAATCTCGCGGACGACGAAAACTTACAGGCTGCTATCTATTCATAATTTTAGGCTGCCTTTATTATTTCTTTGGCCGCATCCCCTAGCGGGGTCGCTCCCTTCCAGGGTTCGCTGCGCTCCGTGCCTGCCTACTGGCTCCGGCACACCGTAGCCAGTAGGCAGGCACTGGTCACTTCGTTCCCACCTTCCAGGCAGCTTGCGCGGGGTACTCGCTGGAGAAGGATGTTATTTAGCTGTTAAACGGTTGCAAATCGAATTTCTACTTTGGTTCTTTGTGCTTCACTCCGCAAAAGTCTTCAACATGTTGAAATTGAATATTACTGTTGTTTATGTATTCCTCTTGTGCTTTCTCTTCTCCGCCTGTGGCTTTCAACACAAATCGAACGCGTCAAGAGATTCGAAGAGTGATACCCTGGGAAGCACCGAACAACAAATGGATTCCTCGTTAGAGCATGGATCAGAAATTGATGCTAAAGAAAGTAAATTGTCCATCGCGCAAGTGCTTACCGAGAACAATCACCTACCCGTAGAGGAAAGAGTGGCGCTTTACCGTCGCTTGAAAGAAGAACATCCCAATGATTATAATTTCGGCAATGAAGATGAAATGACCATGTATGGCTACTCCTTGCTATGGAACGAATTGACGGAAGAAGCCATCGCTATTTTCGCCTTAATCGTTGAGCAATTCCCAAATTCTTCGAATCCCTACGATAGCTTAGGCGAAGCTTACATGGTGAATGGCAACAAGGAATTGGCCATCGCCAATTATGAAAAATCGCTCAAACTCAATCCCGAAAACTTCAATGCTGAGGACCAGATTGAGCGAATGAAATTCCCGGAAAAAGCCCTTGAAAAGCCAACGGAAAAGTTTGCTAAAGTTTTTACCGCAAAGGCCTATAAAGAAGACTTGGATCAACTGGGGCAAAAGATCCTGGAGGTTCACCCCAATGCCCTCAAATTCATTTCTAAAGCTGAATTCTTAAAAACCATTGAAGAAAAAAAAGCCCTGATTACCGACCAGACTACCTACGGCGAATTCACTTGGCACTGTAGCGAAATAATTGCCAGTATCAACTGCTCGCACTCCTCTATGGGGCGCTTTAATCAGGAAAGTGAAATGCTGCCCTTGTCGTTAAGATTTCCACTTCAGGTTCGCTGGGTAGACGAAAAATTATTCGTTATTGATCCCCTTAACAACGAAGCCAAGATAGCCATCAAAGACGAGATTTTGAGCATCAATGGCCTTGCCGTGTCAGCACTCATTGCCGATATCTATCAGCACATTTCCTCCCAGGGATATGTAGAAACCACCAAAAAGCATGCTTTTAATACCTGGGCTACCGGGATGATTCCTTATGCACTGGGCTTTCCCACAAGCTATGAGCTTGTCATAAAAGGCAAAGATGCTCCGGTAGTATTGAATAAGGCTGAACGCTTTAAGAACCTCTACCGCGACCCCTCCATCAAATCTTGTGGCGATGAATTATGCCTGGAAATACGGAAAGAAAGTAACATCGCTATTATGACCATTGCTTCCTTCAACTACTACCCATGGGGTAATCTCGACGTATTTGTGGATTTCATCGATCGTAGTTTTAAGGAAATAAGCGAGGAAGGGATCACCAACCTGATCATTGATGTTCGTTTTAACGGAGGAGGTTCTTCCGAATCAAGTATTCACTTGCTCAAATACCTTTCAGATCGTCCCTTTACCTATTATTCTTTAGCAGAATACGAAGGAAAAGAAGGGCCTGTTGAAGGCGAGCAAGTACAGCTTCCTCAGAAGCCTGGTTTTGCGGGGAAATGCTATTTCATCATAGATGGCAACGGCAATTCTACCACGGGCCATTTCATGTCAATAGTAAAAGCACTTAAGCTTGGGACCATTGTCGGGGAAGAACTGGGCTCCAATCAGTTTTGTTCAGCAGGACAGAAAATCTGTAGACTTCCGAACACCAGGCTGGAATATTATCTAGCCAATAATACACACGTTACCACGGCCACCATGCTTCCCGTAGAAAGAGGGATTTTGCCTGACCATTATGTGACCCAGGGTATCGATGATTATTTAAACAATGTTGATACGGTAAAGGAATTCACCATTCGGCTTATACAAGGTGAGCGGTGATCGGTCAATACTCCAGTACAATCTTCCCAAAGTGCGCACCACTTTCCTGATAACGAAAAGCATCTGCCAATTCCGTAAATCCAAAACTACTATCGATCACTGGTCTCCAATTTGATAATTCAATGGCGCGGATCATGTCTTCTTGCATCGAACGGCTACCCACGGCGAGGCCCGTCATCCGCAAGTGCTTGAAAAAGAGCTTGGGGAAAGTGATCTCCCCTTTGCGACCATTACCCAAGATACCAATGGAGGCAATATGCCCGCCCATGGCTGCTGCCTCAATGGATTGCTGCATGGTGGAACCACCCCCGACATCCAATACGTGGTCTACCCCACCTCCACTTAGTTTGTAGATGGCTCGCCCCCAGCATTCGTCTTCCCGGTAGTTCACTACTTCTTTTACCCCCATACTTTTCAATCGTTCGGCCTTTTCGGGAGAGGAGGTCGTCGCATAAACTTCCGCACCGGCAGTCAGGGCCAGTTGCAGGGCAAAAATCGACATCCCGCCAGTCCCTTCAATCAAAACTTTATCGCCCATCTTTAGCTGTCCTTCTACGACCAGTGCCCGCCAAGCAGTAAGAGCGGCACAGGGTAAGGTAGCTGCTTCCGCGTAGGAAAATCCAGCAGGTATGTGGGTCAGCGAGTGGGCCGATACGCAAGACATTTCAGTCAAAAAACCATCTACCGTCTCGCCAGAAATAGCAGTTGTTTTGCCTGGCGTTGGTCTACCGTCCAACCAATTAGGGAAGAACAGCGACATCACTTTGTCGCCCACTTTCCAAGCGGTCACGTCCTCTCCTACGGCAGTTACCTCTCCCGCGCCATCCGACATGGGTACGCGTCCTTCGGGCACGGGAATCCCCCCAACGCCAACGAGGTAATCATGGTAATTCAAAGAAGTGGCGTGCCAACGCACCAGCACTTCACCAGCCG is a window from the Lewinella sp. LCG006 genome containing:
- a CDS encoding SulP family inorganic anion transporter, whose translation is MRWRKYFPLAEQLKDYSKNRFRFDLIAGLTVCIMLVPQGMAYALLAGMPPIYGLYAGVVPLLIYGLMSSTRQVSIGPVAVSALLVLAGVSQIAEPGSAEYIELVILAGLLIGIAQFTMGLFRLGFLVNLLSNPVIMGFTSAAAIIIGVSQLKYLFGIKVPRFEQLYETVYYVFSHLPETHWLSFAICSGAIVVMLVLKKWAPMIPGALLVTIIGILLSTFLHLEDQGLVIVGNIPAGFPAFQLPEVAWSKVQLLGPTILTVTIMSVVETISIGKAIEMKNRQSGLRPNQELFALGASKILGGLFQALPSSASFTRSAVNNDSGATSGLASVIAAVATSLVLVFFTPLFYYLPEAILAAIVLVAIRGLFEIQGIARLWNIDRRDFYMAVITFLATIGLGIAEGVFTGVALSLLSVLFQSSRPHIAVLGQLPNSDYFRNVKRYPEAIQHEGMLIIRFDASLFFLNAAYFKDQIQKRVNNYAGKLEVLILDTSSIINVDSSGLSALRELHQWCTDHNIELYLAGTMGPVRDSLARADLRSLIGPDHFFLHPIDAVEFVQKD
- a CDS encoding aminoglycoside phosphotransferase family protein, which produces METPASEVVIDETLVRTLLEKQHPDLAHLELRYLTEGWDNKVYHLGEDYLVRLPRRQQALAYLLREQEWLPILAPTLPIPTPAPLRLGKEQDGYPWPWSITPWFPGQAAAEALPYGTEAPRLAQFLKALHRPAPDNAPFNPHRGYPLHHKADLTEARLQRFLAAGLLSENILSVWSAALSAPAHQGPKCLLHGDLHPKNIIVHQGKFSAIIDWGDMTAGDPATDLASFWMLFGDPKARREGLAVYAPNPALLARARGWAVFFGAILLDIGLGGDPVFEQVGRFTLQNLADDENLQAAIYS
- a CDS encoding S41 family peptidase, yielding MLKLNITVVYVFLLCFLFSACGFQHKSNASRDSKSDTLGSTEQQMDSSLEHGSEIDAKESKLSIAQVLTENNHLPVEERVALYRRLKEEHPNDYNFGNEDEMTMYGYSLLWNELTEEAIAIFALIVEQFPNSSNPYDSLGEAYMVNGNKELAIANYEKSLKLNPENFNAEDQIERMKFPEKALEKPTEKFAKVFTAKAYKEDLDQLGQKILEVHPNALKFISKAEFLKTIEEKKALITDQTTYGEFTWHCSEIIASINCSHSSMGRFNQESEMLPLSLRFPLQVRWVDEKLFVIDPLNNEAKIAIKDEILSINGLAVSALIADIYQHISSQGYVETTKKHAFNTWATGMIPYALGFPTSYELVIKGKDAPVVLNKAERFKNLYRDPSIKSCGDELCLEIRKESNIAIMTIASFNYYPWGNLDVFVDFIDRSFKEISEEGITNLIIDVRFNGGGSSESSIHLLKYLSDRPFTYYSLAEYEGKEGPVEGEQVQLPQKPGFAGKCYFIIDGNGNSTTGHFMSIVKALKLGTIVGEELGSNQFCSAGQKICRLPNTRLEYYLANNTHVTTATMLPVERGILPDHYVTQGIDDYLNNVDTVKEFTIRLIQGER
- a CDS encoding NAD(P)-dependent alcohol dehydrogenase, coding for MKTIAIGAQGGLEHLQIKEQKDPQPAAGEVLVRWHATSLNYHDYLVGVGGIPVPEGRVPMSDGAGEVTAVGEDVTAWKVGDKVMSLFFPNWLDGRPTPGKTTAISGETVDGFLTEMSCVSAHSLTHIPAGFSYAEAATLPCAALTAWRALVVEGQLKMGDKVLIEGTGGMSIFALQLALTAGAEVYATTSSPEKAERLKSMGVKEVVNYREDECWGRAIYKLSGGGVDHVLDVGGGSTMQQSIEAAAMGGHIASIGILGNGRKGEITFPKLFFKHLRMTGLAVGSRSMQEDMIRAIELSNWRPVIDSSFGFTELADAFRYQESGAHFGKIVLEY